One genomic segment of Chelmon rostratus isolate fCheRos1 chromosome 22, fCheRos1.pri, whole genome shotgun sequence includes these proteins:
- the LOC121625870 gene encoding uncharacterized protein LOC121625870 isoform X1, which produces MVAKSDANKRKCFRKPNSFLWTATSVVIIYAVWCALLLILTASGHLLNSQSLECGNSEEDLVASRLRNEARLVYLWSGLSLPICTLLLLEFWRKEGFFAKVVMGTTSVLLVIMCVSFSHLEKKEAQEIKEFEERYLALLPLTDTPGNTENWLTDTTCHTLNNVHRWQAEFKCCGLQGHQDWESSIPDSCSCDGVDNSSGCVGAGNGFVHEKPCLPTVLSLVEKRSSTFRTVMIVWITIIVVPVAVWVLWIMALCFLCDYWDIISTCCYKLNACIYRLRGGEEMVLVLFIKENNNNQSEEGNGKDEEAKESGGDGGVVLDVEGTHAEGEGKEAAKEDLNVNPVTVIPLSELRRLQEELNPPPVQHQVWCWCILPSKPKTLYTVQLEEGSPLLPSGAVLVDPNKHSDPTFWANGHIFSFEHIVWPGGRERDPLL; this is translated from the exons ATGGTTGCTAAAAGTGATGCCaacaaaaggaaatgtttcAGGAAGCCCAATTCCTTCCTGTGGACCGCAACATCGGTGGTGATAATATACGCA GTCTGGTGTGCGCTGTTGCTCATCTTGACGGCATCGGGACACCTTCTGAACAGCCAGAGCCTCGAATGTGGGAACAGCGAGGAG GATCTTGTCGCGTCCAGGCTGAGGAACGAGGCCCGCCTGGTGTATCTGTGGTCAGGGCTCAGCCTGCCGATCTGTaccttgctgctgctggaatTTTGGAGAAAGGAGGGCTTCTTTGCAAAAGTG GTAATGGGTACGACCTCTGTCCTGTTGGTGATTATGTGTGTATCTTTCAGCCATctggagaaaaaagaggctCAG GAGATAAAGGAGTTTGAGGAGCGATACCTGGCTCTGCTGCCTTTGACGGATACAccaggaaacacagaaaactggCTGACTGACACAACCTGCCATACACTCAACAATGTGCATCGCTGGCAGGCTGAG TTTAAGTGTTGTGGACTCCAAGGCCACCAAGACTGGGAGTCGTCGATCCCAGACTCCTGCTCGTGCGACGGAGTGGACAACAGCTCTGGATGT GTTGGAGCTGGAAATGGCTTTGTTCACGAAAAG ccttgTCTTCCTACAGTCTTATCCCTTGTAGAAAAGCGCAGCTCCACGTTTCGGACCGTCATGATAGTTTGG ATCACCATCATTGTTGTTCCCGTTGCCGTCTGGGTGCTGTGGATCATGGCCTTGTGTTTCCTTTGTGATTACTGG gACATTATCAGTACGTGTTGTTATAAGCTGAATGCTTGCATATACAGACTGCGTGGGGGAGAGGAAATGGTTCTGGTGCTGTTCATCAAAGAGAACAAtaacaaccaatcagaggagGGAAACGGGAAAGACGAGGAAGCAAAAGAAAGCGGCGGGGATGGCGGTGTGGTCTTAGACGTAGAAGGCACacatgcagagggagagggaaaagaggcGGCGAAGGAGGACTTGAATGTCAACCCTGTGACAGTTATTCCTCTGTCAGagctgaggaggctgcaggaagAGCTCAACCCGCCCCCCGTCCAACACCAGGTCTGGTGCTGGTGCATTCTCCCCAGTAAACCCAAGACCTTGTACACCGTCCAGCTGGAGGAAGGGTCGCCGCTGCTGCCCAGTGGTGCCGTGCTGGTGGATCCCAACAAACACAGTGATCCGACCTTCTGGGCAAACGGAcacatttttagttttgaaCATATTGTTTGgccaggagggagagagagggatccACTATTGTAG
- the LOC121625870 gene encoding uncharacterized protein LOC121625870 isoform X2, which yields MGNRWKQQVWCALLLILTASGHLLNSQSLECGNSEEDLVASRLRNEARLVYLWSGLSLPICTLLLLEFWRKEGFFAKVVMGTTSVLLVIMCVSFSHLEKKEAQEIKEFEERYLALLPLTDTPGNTENWLTDTTCHTLNNVHRWQAEFKCCGLQGHQDWESSIPDSCSCDGVDNSSGCVGAGNGFVHEKPCLPTVLSLVEKRSSTFRTVMIVWITIIVVPVAVWVLWIMALCFLCDYWDIISTCCYKLNACIYRLRGGEEMVLVLFIKENNNNQSEEGNGKDEEAKESGGDGGVVLDVEGTHAEGEGKEAAKEDLNVNPVTVIPLSELRRLQEELNPPPVQHQVWCWCILPSKPKTLYTVQLEEGSPLLPSGAVLVDPNKHSDPTFWANGHIFSFEHIVWPGGRERDPLL from the exons atggggaacaggtggaaacaacaG GTCTGGTGTGCGCTGTTGCTCATCTTGACGGCATCGGGACACCTTCTGAACAGCCAGAGCCTCGAATGTGGGAACAGCGAGGAG GATCTTGTCGCGTCCAGGCTGAGGAACGAGGCCCGCCTGGTGTATCTGTGGTCAGGGCTCAGCCTGCCGATCTGTaccttgctgctgctggaatTTTGGAGAAAGGAGGGCTTCTTTGCAAAAGTG GTAATGGGTACGACCTCTGTCCTGTTGGTGATTATGTGTGTATCTTTCAGCCATctggagaaaaaagaggctCAG GAGATAAAGGAGTTTGAGGAGCGATACCTGGCTCTGCTGCCTTTGACGGATACAccaggaaacacagaaaactggCTGACTGACACAACCTGCCATACACTCAACAATGTGCATCGCTGGCAGGCTGAG TTTAAGTGTTGTGGACTCCAAGGCCACCAAGACTGGGAGTCGTCGATCCCAGACTCCTGCTCGTGCGACGGAGTGGACAACAGCTCTGGATGT GTTGGAGCTGGAAATGGCTTTGTTCACGAAAAG ccttgTCTTCCTACAGTCTTATCCCTTGTAGAAAAGCGCAGCTCCACGTTTCGGACCGTCATGATAGTTTGG ATCACCATCATTGTTGTTCCCGTTGCCGTCTGGGTGCTGTGGATCATGGCCTTGTGTTTCCTTTGTGATTACTGG gACATTATCAGTACGTGTTGTTATAAGCTGAATGCTTGCATATACAGACTGCGTGGGGGAGAGGAAATGGTTCTGGTGCTGTTCATCAAAGAGAACAAtaacaaccaatcagaggagGGAAACGGGAAAGACGAGGAAGCAAAAGAAAGCGGCGGGGATGGCGGTGTGGTCTTAGACGTAGAAGGCACacatgcagagggagagggaaaagaggcGGCGAAGGAGGACTTGAATGTCAACCCTGTGACAGTTATTCCTCTGTCAGagctgaggaggctgcaggaagAGCTCAACCCGCCCCCCGTCCAACACCAGGTCTGGTGCTGGTGCATTCTCCCCAGTAAACCCAAGACCTTGTACACCGTCCAGCTGGAGGAAGGGTCGCCGCTGCTGCCCAGTGGTGCCGTGCTGGTGGATCCCAACAAACACAGTGATCCGACCTTCTGGGCAAACGGAcacatttttagttttgaaCATATTGTTTGgccaggagggagagagagggatccACTATTGTAG